The nucleotide sequence CATTTTCGGACACGAACAAAGAAGAGAGCCGTAGAGATAGGACATACATTGACTGCTGATATCAGCGGTAAAGCCAGTAGTGTGGATGATAGTGATAGCCTCATAATCCCTTAGATCTCTACTCTTGCTCCTGGTGTGTCTGGTTTCACAATCCGAGTGAAtgacgagatgaagagggaggTATGGAAACGAATgaacagagaaagagagttGGTTGCATGTTCGCGTCTTTCAGTGTGTGTGTATCTGTTCCACGTGGATGCCAGACATCGCCGCTACCGCAACCAAAATATATGCATCAATTAACACCATCCCAATTTGATGTACCGAGGATGATccttccaactctgctcGTTGAATAGACAAACATATCGTGTACCCACTTCTTGGAATATCAGTGGGTACACTTACACGCTCGGTTCATACGCTCGCCTCAGCAATTCCAATCAAAAAGGATCGGATTGGACGGTCGAGTTGAAAGGATAGTAGTAATTTCCCTTGCAACGAGGATTTCTCATCAAATCACTGCAACTCTGTTCGCCGCTTGGCCATTTGTACTTTCTCCTTGCCTTCACCCGCCGTCTATCAATACATCACTAAAGATACTGCGAAGCATTACATCTCGAATAGAAACCTAGGCAAAGGATATCACTTCAGCCTTACTGATCCCCTTTTCTTGCTCCCCGCCGCTCGTCGACCATGCCTTCTTCCCCATCCCAAAATCCCCCTGTACTCGAATCCAACAATAACGTTGTTCAAACCACCGCCACCGCCCAGCAAAACACCCGAGCCTTACTTCGATCATTGGAGGAGCTACGAGACTCCTTAAGTACGAGAGTGGAACATCTCAGTAATGCCGTAGAGAGGCTAAGAGGTCAGGCCGGCGAGTTGGAAAGAGCGCTCGAAGGGGAAAGTGGTGTGCAGAGggaggtaagtcaagttgTGGATCACACCTGTTCAACTTTCGAATCGAATACCACGACCGTTCTAggacatatcagctgacatacatGTACATGATGTATAGTTGCGAGATCCAACTAGATCAAGACAACGTGCAAGAGATATAGTGGACGCATATGAGAATCGTGAAAACCCTTCTCCCGTTCCTCCCCCCGCCCCTCTTATAGCTACAGCTGCCACGACATCAACACCTATAAGCAGATCATTATCTCGGCCTATTACAAGCGATGAGATACACACTTTGTTAAATCGAGCTTCAGCCTCAGCTCCGAGTTCAAGACCCAATCCAGCGAATGATGTATGGATGACCCGAGCGCAGAATAtcgaagagaggataaggaGGTTAAGTGAGACTGCCAGAGACTTACGATCGAGGTCTAcctcatcgatcaatgaGAATACTACTgagagggatagggatagggatagggatagggacAGACCGGATGATTTGCTTAGAGGAGTGCTTAATCGAGCTAGGGAattgagagaagatcaagatagatTAGAAGATGGCATAAGGCGATTATCTATTCCTACTCCggaggatggagatggaagagcgAGAACACCTCAAATTGTATATCCCAATTTGAATAGGAGACAATCCCGTCAGGGAACTACTGGTATAATGTCAATCTCAAGAAGTCGAAGTAGGGGATTGACACCTACAAACATTCGTCAAGTCGAAAGACAACCTCCTCCTGAGATCGTTAGATCCGCACCCGTATCGCCAGCTTCCACCATCCGTCCTTCACTCGATTCAACCTCTTGTACTGATGTCGCTGCATCACCCGGTCCCGCGtctgatgggaatgatgggaGTAACAATCAtatatcacctttacctctacctccacAAGATTCGCAACTTACTATAAATCgtatcaacctcctcaaccaaCCCGTACCGCCCCGACCGTCCGCTCGACTGTCAAATACAGATCTGATGGACATGGCTCGAAGTATCGTCGAGGGAATCTCTACTTCCAGCTTGACTGATCTCGATCCCCCCTCGACTACAAATAACGATATCACTCCTCTGCACCGCCGAAATGCAAGGAGGGATAGTAGCTTGACGTTCAGAGGGAGGAGAGTGGAAGCTTCCATGGCTCAAGaccaaggtcaaggtggagctccacctcgatctcgaaatgataatgaggagatgacggaagatgaagtattGAGGACTTGGCCGTTCCTAGCTCAGATCTTACAACATCCGTTTACGGCTACTCGCACCACAACCACAGCCAATGGTCAAACGAACAGGACAGGCGCGTCTACTGCTCAGTCAAGGGGTGAATCGCCGATGGAAGAGACGGTCAGACTGATGGTAGATGACAGAGAGCGAAGAGATAGATACAGATCACCTAGACCCGCTGGTTCGTCCGCCTCCAACATTGGAGAAGACGAACGGGGCCTTAGAAGGACAAATCCGAGTCAATGGTCATCTTCCTGGTCAGCACGAGATCCGGATACTGAGGATGACCAAGATGATCGACAACTTGTAGAAGAACATACAGTAGTGGTTATAGATATGACGACTGATCCCCCAACCGAACAGGTCTTGCCTAGATTCCTTATGAGTCAGCCACAGAGACGATCAACAGAGGAACAAGAGAGGATAAGGGATGATAGAAGATTGGCTAATGAGAGGGTATGGGAAAGTAGgagggaattggaaagtatgGGAATAACGGGCGGACCTAATGCCCCCAGATCTAGAGCAAACCCACCACAACCGGGacaaagagatagagatacATTGACTTCAACTTCGAGCTCGGGCTTGGGATTGGGACTCGAACCTGCTTTAGGCGTAGAAGCTGTCACACCAACTCAAGGTATATCGATGGCTGATCTGGAGAATGGTATGGAAGGTGTTATGAGagctttgatcatcgattCGGATTCGGAAGATGACACCACCGATGATAGCGAGAGCGACAATTTAAGTGagagtggaagtggaagtcTTAGTGGGGAAGGAACGGtatttgaaggtgaaggtgaaagggTTGAAAGAGGGAATAATCATGGACAATGTGAGTTGAAAGAATTGCTTTCGCTGCCATCGGACACGATCGAAGTAACGCAACTGACGAAATTGGCCATGACTCGGTTAGCAACGAGCAATACTCGTGCGcccaatccaatcaataCCATAATCGACCAACGGATCCCACCGAAAGAATCTTTCGATACGGATTTACATCTCTGGCCGAGTCATTATAATTTGGTGAGCGCAGGGATGTAGAGCAAAATCAAAATGCACAGAAGAGACTGTCTCCCGTGAGATATCAGAGATATCAATCGGAATCGGAAGTCGTCCCTCAACGTGAAGCCAGTATCTGTCTTCAAACAGCTGGATACCAACAAGATTAGAAGCCGAAAAAGCATGACTCACGACCTCGTTCCTTCATGTTGTCTGTCTCAACCATGTCTCTTTTTGAACCGCAACGTACCCACCTTTCACACATAATGACACTTACATCCATCTTTCATTGCATATACATTCCAGCATTCTCCCATACTGTATCATATCCGCGCATCATCCATTCGGTACCCTTTCTAGTCTATCCCGCATTGtaacatacagtatataaTGATCAATGACACTTCCATTCCTCTCATGTATATTTATCAGCACTGTTATATTTGCATATCCcacatgtacatgtatatatatggtgAACAGGTAGATCTATGAGATTATATGGTATATTCTAGTTTATAGCGAAcaagagagagggaaagCAGATTTAGATCCAGATCTGAACGGAATACGTGTAAGATCGAATGACAGCAAGGCCTCTGTCCTATACTGGTGATATGGATGGTATAGTTTGATCCTCAGCTTCTACGATCCAGTAAGAAGGAGCGTCCAATTTCTCATGACCTTTCAAGAAAGGTAGACCGACGATGAAGACGTATTCTAAAGTCTTACCACCTGATTTCTTGATGAGTTCACCTGCGGCTGAGGCTGATCCTCCTGTGGCGATGAGGTCGCTGTGGTAGAGGAGGGTTCATCAGTACGTTTTAATGTGATATGAGGAGAGGAATgtgtgatgatgaagaggtgtCTCTTGATCGATGAAACTCAGCACAGGCAAGATAAGGGATGAAAACAATCATGATAAATATATAATATCCCCATACTTCCATGCTGAGTAGGTATtgtgagaaagaaaggaaagaatgaTGCACACGGCGATACGAAGATACGAGGAACTCACTCAATGACAATACATTTCTGACCATCTTTAATAGCTCCACTCTGcatctcaaactcatcatGACCGTATTCCTTCGCGTATTTCACGACTTCCACATTTCCAGGTAATTTACCACCTTTCCTAACTGGTACAAAGGCGCATCCCAATCTCATGGCGATGATAGGACCCAGGAGGAATCCTCGAGCGTCCAAACCTACAATGACATCTGGTCGTTCGGCgttggtggtgatgatgtgatgtaaGAGGTGGGTGATGAGTGTCTCGAAAGCGACGGGATCACGGAGGATCGggaagatgtcgaggaaTGTTACTCCCTACATATCAATACGCCGATCAGTATATATGTAATGTCTGATGGCAGATGATAAGGGTAAGAAACGTGTGAAAGAGAGATAAGGCGGACATGGACATACCTTCTTAGGGAAATCTGGGTGAACACCAAGTAACGATTTAAGGTAAGTTACGTCGGACATTGTTTATGTTGTTGGATGGATCAGGATGTTagatgaagtggagaaagagatagatagaAAAGTGAACTGTAGATACTCGTAGATCCCAGCTCTGTAAGAAACCCGAAACCTGTAAACAAAAAAATTGCTTTTAGGAAAATGAAATGAAACTGGCGTCAATTAAACGAGATCGAGAGCCACGTGGAGAGT is from Kwoniella botswanensis chromosome 2, complete sequence and encodes:
- a CDS encoding adenine phosphoribosyltransferase, with protein sequence MSDVTYLKSLLGVHPDFPKKGVTFLDIFPILRDPVAFETLITHLLHHIITTNAERPDVIVGLDARGFLLGPIIAMRLGCAFVPVRKGGKLPGNVEVVKYAKEYGHDEFEMQSGAIKDGQKCIVIDDLIATGGSASAAGELIKKSGGKTLEYVFIVGLPFLKGHEKLDAPSYWIVEAEDQTIPSISPV